GGGAATGGCAGCCAGAAGATTGCAACTTGCCAAGGTAAGTTTCATGATCTTTGTTCCTgtatctctctttttctttttataacaatagattagtttaattttaatctaGTATAAAATGTTATACACAATTATCTAATTATATCTGTTCTTTTAAATGATACTTCACGTAATTAATGTAAAGGATACTACTCTCATATAGATTGCAATTGTATACAGAATATATCGAGTGAGAACAAGAATGAATGATCAAACACGTGGAttccataatattttttaataaaatacaaTTTCACTACCAAACAGGTCAATACTTGTATTTTATGTACATATTTATTCTGTATGTGAGTATTGCTccgttatataattaaatatatgtgtaaaattgttttacaataataatatattaaaattaaattattttgttagttaatcccttatatatttttttctgtggGAAACTTTTTCTTAAGATAAGTAACCAAGAAATGGGTAACTTTTTTTGTAGATTCAATCCTGAGCTAGCTCTGAGAAAGCTTCAAGGAAAAAGGCTTATGTTTGTTGGGGATTCACTACAAAGAAACAAATGGGAATCTTTTGTTTGTTTGGTGGAATGGATCATACCTCAAGACCAGAAATCTATGGAAAGAAGAAATATTCACTCAGTCTTCAAAGCTATGGTATTGAAATATGTAACTCAAGCATTTCCGTTCCTTTAGACATAGGCTCTTCTTCTAGTTCTCAATCAACCATATATATGACAACAGCGAGCCCCTAGAGATTTCCTTAAATATAACATATTAATCTTTGTATTAGATATATCAGCGAATTATTTAAGTAGTTAGATGTCACATTAGTTATAAttacctttctttctttctttttttcttttttcacagCAATACAATGCTACTATAGAATTCTATTGGGCTCCATACATAGTAGAGTCCAACTCTGATATTGATATCATaggagatccaaagaagaggataATAAAAGTGGATGCTATCATGGACAGAGCCAAAAATTGGACAGCAGTGGACATTCTTGTTTTCAATACCTATGTTTGGTGGATGAGCAGTGCTAAGATTAAATCACTGTaagctttctttctttctttccaagATACATAATCATCAAATTTTCTCTTCTCAAAGATTATATGAAgtgtaaaaaaaataagaatcaaTTAATACatgtattttaagaaaaaaatggtTCTAACATGTAGTTTGTTAATTTTAAGGTGGGGTTCATTTGCAAATGGAGAAGAAGGGTACGAAGAATTAGACAACTCAATTGCTTACAAGTTAGCTTTGAAGACTTGGGCGAATTGGGTTGACTCAACTATCAATCCAAACAAAACCAAGGTCTTCTTCACAACAATGTCTCCCACACACTCAAGGTCTATTTCTTGTTCTTATCAAAACTACAATTTCATCTTTTACAATTACAAGTACTGAAGTACCTTAACCAATAATCCTATGAGTTGCACCTAGAAATTCGGTGAAAAGAGTTATGAAATATCCAAAGAACCTAACAATTAAAGTGTAATTTAGTTTGAGATTTCAGTAAAATATGTAATTATGTATTCGTTTTGGTtcagacaaaaaaaaatcaaaatactcAGTTTAAGTTTTAGTTTCTATGGTTAATTTgtcttcataaaatatttgatAGACAATTGATATGTGACCTATTAGTATTTGGCAGAGACTTAAATGCAGTTATCTTCATGTAAAGTTAATAGTTGAGAATCATTAGatgatttgatatatttgattaaattgtcATCTAATGTGTCAATTATCAATTTTGCATGAAGACAATTGCATGCAATTTTCCAccttactatttaaaaaaaaaaaaaaaactaaaaaggcACCAATTTTTGGAGCTAAAAGTTGGAACTAAAAgacttaaattatttttgttaatagaaGTGAAGATTGGGGCAACATGGAAGGTGTGAAATGTTTCAATGAGACAAAGCCTGTGAGGAAAAAGAATCACTGGGGAACTGGTTCTAACAAGGACATAATGAATGTAGTGTCCAGAGTGATGAAGAAAATGAAGGTTCCAGTGAGTGTTATAAACATAACACAGATCTCAGAATACAGAATTGATGGCCACTCTTCAGTTTACACTGAAACCGGAGGCAAATTGCTAACTGAGGAAGAAAGGGCCAATCCCCAAAATGCGGATTGCATACATTGGTGTTTGCCTGGAATACCAGACACATGGAATCAAATATTATTGGCAATGTTATAACAAATGTATAGTAAAAAGCTTCCATGCCATggcctcttttttttattattctatggTGACATGCAGATGTCATGTATTTTGTGTATGTATATTCTTCTGCCGTTGCCAAATTGATTGATATAAAAATGGGTAAATCATGACTACCATAATGCAAATTCCATTAGC
The sequence above is drawn from the Arachis hypogaea cultivar Tifrunner chromosome 4, arahy.Tifrunner.gnm2.J5K5, whole genome shotgun sequence genome and encodes:
- the LOC112797054 gene encoding protein trichome birefringence-like 3 isoform X1, which translates into the protein MMMKPPRVGIVKLPLTTIIITLCVLVFMALLYAEKFSSFSSISIIKLKPFCPRKSTEPKSTDDKRVKEDEVGKEVVNASWVDDRFEFDAEECNVANGKWVFNHSIKPLYSDISCPYIERQFSCVKNGRNDTDYMHWEWQPEDCNLPRFNPELALRKLQGKRLMFVGDSLQRNKWESFVCLVEWIIPQDQKSMERRNIHSVFKAMQYNATIEFYWAPYIVESNSDIDIIGDPKKRIIKVDAIMDRAKNWTAVDILVFNTYVWWMSSAKIKSLWGSFANGEEGYEELDNSIAYKLALKTWANWVDSTINPNKTKVFFTTMSPTHSRSEDWGNMEGVKCFNETKPVRKKNHWGTGSNKDIMNVVSRVMKKMKVPVSVINITQISEYRIDGHSSVYTETGGKLLTEEERANPQNADCIHWCLPGIPDTWNQILLAML
- the LOC112797054 gene encoding protein trichome birefringence-like 3 isoform X2, which codes for MMMKPPRVGIVKLPLTTIIITLCVLVFMALLYAEKFSSFSSISIIKLKPFCPRKSTEPKSNDKRVKEDEVGKEVVNASWVDDRFEFDAEECNVANGKWVFNHSIKPLYSDISCPYIERQFSCVKNGRNDTDYMHWEWQPEDCNLPRFNPELALRKLQGKRLMFVGDSLQRNKWESFVCLVEWIIPQDQKSMERRNIHSVFKAMQYNATIEFYWAPYIVESNSDIDIIGDPKKRIIKVDAIMDRAKNWTAVDILVFNTYVWWMSSAKIKSLWGSFANGEEGYEELDNSIAYKLALKTWANWVDSTINPNKTKVFFTTMSPTHSRSEDWGNMEGVKCFNETKPVRKKNHWGTGSNKDIMNVVSRVMKKMKVPVSVINITQISEYRIDGHSSVYTETGGKLLTEEERANPQNADCIHWCLPGIPDTWNQILLAML